The genomic DNA CGTGCCCGGTGGCACGTGCAGCGACTTGCTGTTCGCTACGGCGGATTACGACGGGGACGGCGACGTGGACCTTCGTGACTACGCCGTCGTTCAGATTCACTTTGTCGCGCAGTAATCATGACAACGAACAGGATATGCCGAGCGTGCGTCGCCCGGAACGGTGCCGCCAAGTATAATCAAGCGCACGATACATGGTATGACCCGCTCCGCTTCTGAATTCGACGAATCCGCGCCATCGCCCGACGAGGGTGCCGCGGAGGTCACGCGCCTCATGGGCGAGGCCGCTGCCGGCAGCGCGCAGGCGGCCCGTGAACTCCTGCCGCTGGTCTATCGATCCTTGCACAAACTTGCGGCGCGACGAATGCGCGGCGAGCGACGCGGTCACACGCTTCAAGCCACTGCACTTGTTCACGAAGCGTACATGCGACTGGTGGACGGGCGAAACCTCGGATGGGACAGTCGGGCACATTTCTATGCGGCCGCAGCGGAGGCGATGCGCCGCATTCTGATCGAGCACGCCCGCCGCCTCGGGGCCAAAAAACGCGGTGCCGGGGCCATACGAGCCATTGCCAGCGTCGCGGATCTGGCACACGAAGAAACCGTCCAGGACGCGCTC from Phycisphaerae bacterium includes the following:
- a CDS encoding sigma-70 family RNA polymerase sigma factor → MTRSASEFDESAPSPDEGAAEVTRLMGEAAAGSAQAARELLPLVYRSLHKLAARRMRGERRGHTLQATALVHEAYMRLVDGRNLGWDSRAHFYAAAAEAMRRILIEHARRLGAKKRGAGAIRAIASVADLAHEETVQDALEIDAAIEALRMEDPRAASVVQLRFYTGLSIDETAAALGIAPSTVDREWRYARSWLLRWVQRERESERKP